The following are encoded together in the Oncorhynchus kisutch isolate 150728-3 linkage group LG8, Okis_V2, whole genome shotgun sequence genome:
- the LOC109880896 gene encoding follistatin-A isoform X2, producing MLRMLQKLRLQPGMSLLLIWLCHFMEDQKVQAGNCWLQQGKNGRCQVLYVPGMSREECCRSGRLGTSWTEEDVPNSTLFRWMIFNGGAPNCIPCKETCDNVDCGPGKSCKMNRRSKPRCVCAPDCSDVTWKGPVCGSDGKTYKDECVLLKSKCKVHLDLDVQYQGKCKKTCRDVLCPGSSTCVVDQTNNAYCVTCNRICPEQTSPQQFLCGNDGIIYTSACHLRRATCLLGTSIGVAYQGKCIKAKSCEDIQCSVGKKCLWDARMSRGRCSLCEEACPESRMDEAVCASDNTTYPSECVMKQTACSLGTLLEVKHSGSCNSITEDREEEEEEQEDQDYMVHIHLSPLLDG from the exons ATGCTCAGGATGCTACAGAAACTCCGTCTCCAGCCAGGGATGAGTCTATTATTGATATGGCTCTGTCATTTCATGGAAGATCAAAAAGTACAag CTGGCAACTGCTGGTTACAGCAAGGGAAGAACGGGAGGTGTCAGGTGCTCTACGTACCGGGGATGAGCCGAGAGGAGTGTTGTCGAAGCGGGAGGCTGGGGACGTCATGGACCGAGGAGGACGTACCCAACAGCACCTTGTTCCGGTGGATGATCTTTAACGGCGGAGCCCCTAACTGCATACCCTGCAAAG AAACGTGTGACAACGTGGACTGTGGACCCGGAAAGAGCTGCAAGATGAACAGGAGAAGTAAGCCGCGCTGCGTCTGTGCTCCAGACTGCTCCGATGTCACTTGGAAAGGACCTGTCTGCGGGTCGGATGGAAAGACATACAAAGACGAGTGCGTGTTGCTCAAGTCCAAATGTAAAGTCCATCTGGACCTGGATGTGCAGTACCAGGGCAAATGCAAGA AGACCTGCCGTGACGTCTTGTGCCCAGGAAGCTCCACGTGCGTCGTGGACCAGACAAATAACGCGTACTGTGTGACCTGTAATCGGATCTGCCCTGAACAGACGTCACCGCAGCAGTTCCTGTGTGGCAACGACGGGATCATCTACACCAGCGCGTGCCATCTGAGGAGGGCGACATGTCTCCTGGGAACATCCATAGGAGTAGCATACCAGGGGAAATGCATCA AGGCCAAGTCGTGCGAGGACATCCAATGCAGTGTGGGGAAGAAGTGTCTGTGGGACGCCAGGATGAGCCGAGGCCGCTGCTCCCTCTGTGAGGAGGCGTGTCCAGAGAGCCGGATGGACGAGGCGGTGTGCGCCAGCGACAACACCACCTACCCCTCGGAGTGTGTTATGAAGCAGACTGCCTGCTCTCTGGGAACGCTCCTGGAGGTTAAGCATTCAGGATCTTGCAACT CCATAACGGAAGAccgtgaggaagaggaggaggagcaagaagatCAGGACTACATGGTTCACATCCATCTGTCCCCCTTATTGGATGGATAG
- the LOC109880896 gene encoding follistatin-A isoform X1, whose amino-acid sequence MLRMLQKLRLQPGMSLLLIWLCHFMEDQKVQAGNCWLQQGKNGRCQVLYVPGMSREECCRSGRLGTSWTEEDVPNSTLFRWMIFNGGAPNCIPCKGSRFISQTCDNVDCGPGKSCKMNRRSKPRCVCAPDCSDVTWKGPVCGSDGKTYKDECVLLKSKCKVHLDLDVQYQGKCKKTCRDVLCPGSSTCVVDQTNNAYCVTCNRICPEQTSPQQFLCGNDGIIYTSACHLRRATCLLGTSIGVAYQGKCIKAKSCEDIQCSVGKKCLWDARMSRGRCSLCEEACPESRMDEAVCASDNTTYPSECVMKQTACSLGTLLEVKHSGSCNSITEDREEEEEEQEDQDYMVHIHLSPLLDG is encoded by the exons ATGCTCAGGATGCTACAGAAACTCCGTCTCCAGCCAGGGATGAGTCTATTATTGATATGGCTCTGTCATTTCATGGAAGATCAAAAAGTACAag CTGGCAACTGCTGGTTACAGCAAGGGAAGAACGGGAGGTGTCAGGTGCTCTACGTACCGGGGATGAGCCGAGAGGAGTGTTGTCGAAGCGGGAGGCTGGGGACGTCATGGACCGAGGAGGACGTACCCAACAGCACCTTGTTCCGGTGGATGATCTTTAACGGCGGAGCCCCTAACTGCATACCCTGCAAAGGTTCacgttttattagtc AAACGTGTGACAACGTGGACTGTGGACCCGGAAAGAGCTGCAAGATGAACAGGAGAAGTAAGCCGCGCTGCGTCTGTGCTCCAGACTGCTCCGATGTCACTTGGAAAGGACCTGTCTGCGGGTCGGATGGAAAGACATACAAAGACGAGTGCGTGTTGCTCAAGTCCAAATGTAAAGTCCATCTGGACCTGGATGTGCAGTACCAGGGCAAATGCAAGA AGACCTGCCGTGACGTCTTGTGCCCAGGAAGCTCCACGTGCGTCGTGGACCAGACAAATAACGCGTACTGTGTGACCTGTAATCGGATCTGCCCTGAACAGACGTCACCGCAGCAGTTCCTGTGTGGCAACGACGGGATCATCTACACCAGCGCGTGCCATCTGAGGAGGGCGACATGTCTCCTGGGAACATCCATAGGAGTAGCATACCAGGGGAAATGCATCA AGGCCAAGTCGTGCGAGGACATCCAATGCAGTGTGGGGAAGAAGTGTCTGTGGGACGCCAGGATGAGCCGAGGCCGCTGCTCCCTCTGTGAGGAGGCGTGTCCAGAGAGCCGGATGGACGAGGCGGTGTGCGCCAGCGACAACACCACCTACCCCTCGGAGTGTGTTATGAAGCAGACTGCCTGCTCTCTGGGAACGCTCCTGGAGGTTAAGCATTCAGGATCTTGCAACT CCATAACGGAAGAccgtgaggaagaggaggaggagcaagaagatCAGGACTACATGGTTCACATCCATCTGTCCCCCTTATTGGATGGATAG